TTAAAGACGCCATACCCATTTTCATTTATAGGTGATTATTCCAGAGTGCTTCCCTACCAGAGCCCTTTCATGCTGTTGAGACATTTGCAAGAAGCAATATTAAAAGCAAATTTCACACAACATTTACTATAGCACCATATGAATAAGCAATGCCTTTCCAAAGGAGCAACCACACAGGCTCCAGGTTGCAACCAAGATTCTCTTCACCAGTTTAAACCCCGAGTATCTCCAAAAACAAGAGGATCTCTCACCTTGGCATTTTCATCTGTCCTTGGGCTCTCTTTCTGCTCCCACAGGCTTCTCTTATTCACAATGTCTCCAGCCACAATGTCCTAGAAAAAGCATGGACACAGTGGTAAGATTTTGATCTCCTTTTCTTCCAGCTCATTTGATAATGATGATGgtacttttatttataccccccccccatttgactgtgttgccccagacaatctgggcagcttccagcataataaaaacacagcaaatgtcaaacattaaacatttcctgatacagggatgccttcagatgtcttcttaaagttgtGTAGTTGCTTACTAGTTTCacatctggcgggagggcattccacagggcgggcaccactaccgagaaggccctctgcctggttccccataatttcacttcttgcagtgagggaactgccagaaggccctcggagctggacttctgtctgtgctgaatgatgggggtggagacgctccttcaggtacactgggccaaagccattttgggctttaaaggtcagcaccaacactttgaattgtgctcagaagcatACTGGGAGCCTGTATAACAACCTAGGTATCAACATTTACCACAGCCACCTCCATGCAAGAGGCTTTACAAGAACGACAGAACTTTTATGCAATGTATCAGTATGGGAGCCCTATATTCTGACCCCATTTGATTTGAGTGCATTTTTGCACATTAAAACATGTCCATGTAAATGCTTCCTGCAATAAGgtgcattttcattttttctatAACAGCATCAGCCTTTTCCAACAGTAGGCTCTTGAAACACAATGCACAACAGAAGCCCTACCTTACAGGGGGTTGCCTTCACAGAAGTTTGAGCCACTTCCCCCGTCTCCCAGAGGTTTTTCGTGCTGGCCACTGCAGCACTAGTGGAAGGAAGGTCAATGGAAAGCTGACGCACTGGCTTCGGAGACTTGATGGACGTCTGGAAGGGACATAGGTAAATCTGAAGGAGCTTCTTGCTCTGAACCAATTCACCTCTTTTACAATCATGTGTCTATAGGGCTCTTTCTAAACACATTCAATTGACTCCCATCTCCAGGTACATGAGGCAGAATCTGCACCACAGTGATGCTCCTGCTTAAGTAAGCTCTAATGGAAGGTGGATGTGTTCCTCTCAAAGACAGGAATTGCAATGCACAACCACTTTGTGCCAACAGAGCTGCTGCTGATGGCaggacaggcaggcagggggcagggcAGCTCCTAAACACCTCTAGTGCAGACACTGCCTTCATTTCAGAGACTCACTCACataatgaaaaaacaaacacccaaacCAGCCAGCCAAACTATACCATAGCTGATAAGACAAGGGTGGAAAATCTGTAGCCAGCAGGGCAGGAATAGGCGATCTCAGTttccatggccaatggttagggttgGTGTtgtctgtctcaaaagacaatggagtgcaccaccaggggtgaagtcaagctgctatgttagtagcaccaaagtaacctccccagggtgcaaggctgagcagtatgtatggaggtcctgggctgctcagactttgtggtccaaaggaaagcagagcaatacatatggcaccagcttggctgcaggagggtTGATGTAATTCTACATCATCTCATGCACTCCAGGTTTTCCATCCTACAGCAGAGGCGCAACAGAGCCTTGTAACAAGAAAGCATCTCATTAGGCCCAACAGAAGTCAGCCACAACCCACGCTTGTGATAACTGGataggagggcagaggaagcacCTGCACATGCTGATTCCTAGCCTACACCAAGCTGGTAGCACATGCACAGCATCACACATAGGACTTTGCTTGCCACAGAAAACAAGCAaatgcctccgcggaacggattgcggtcgcaaaccgaggtaccactgtatgtgcaacaGCAGAAGTACCTTGCCAGCTTGCCATCCATTTAGAGTCAATCAAGGCAGGTTCTTCAAAGCAATTGACACATTCCCTAACTCAATCAGGAGCGGAAGGAAACCAGCCTGCACCCTCAGCACAGTTTTGGACAACTTCATTAACATAGTCAAGGAGCTTCACCTTACCTCAATGGCATGAGTGTACTGCTCAAGTTTGTCATCAATCTTTGAAACTGGAAGAGGTGGCTGTGTCTTCTTCACACTGTTACTGGAAGGAGAACAGAAGAGGCCAATGGAAACAGGATTTCTTGCAAACATGGGGATTTCAAAGCTAATCCAGCCCAACATGTTCATAGCGCCATCTTCCCACTTGCCAGTGATTTTTGGAATACAATAAGAACTAATTGAAGAAAATACTTAACCATGATTTGTTGCAGTAACCCTGGATTAAGATCCTGAGAATTCAAGGAAATCATGGTTTAGCTTGCTTAATAAGTTCTGCCCCTGCAGAGGACTTGTATCAAGGAGACACCAGTAATACCTAATtgtcattgtgcaagcagaaagtctggggaGATTGCCTGAACCAAAGTTTAACCATGGTTTTTCATGGTAAACAGTGGCCTGGCTCACACATCATACCAAGCCAAACTCTGCTTTAGTGCAAATGTGTGAGTTCCTAGAGAGGAGATCAAGGCTGTTCTGCTCCTCCAGAATGCTTTTGTTTCTCCTTGTAGTATAGATCTCACAGACAAGCCATAAATGATAGGACAAATCTTGGATACAGCCCGTGGTTAGTCTGGGTCGGAATGACCCAGACTAACCTGCTCAGTGCAGGAGCAGAACTACCAAGAGCAAAGTGGCCACAATCTCCTGCCTAGGAACCTGCACATGATTTAGCTTAGCATGGTATGTGAACCATACCAGTATTTAACCTTGCCTAGCACAAACTTTAGTTGCACATCCTGGTTTGTGGCTAGTCTTTTTGGCTAAATATCTAACCAAGTTTCAGTTCTTTGTCTGAATAAAGAAGCACAAGTCTGAGGAAGTTTTAAGTGTTATGCCCAAGAAAGAGATATACAGCCCAATTCTTTGCCCTCAGTATCAAGAAGAATAGATGATTTGGGGCCAGGTGTTGTGAAGGACCCCGCAGCACCCACTTGTACCTGCCTAGGCTTAAAGATCACCCTCAGAGATCCTGCATGCAGGCCAAATGTCAAGATTAATTAGATTTGTGGGCACTTCTGatgaggctttttcagtggtggcccaaTATGCCTGGGAAGTTTGATCTACAGATATCAATAATATAGACTACTGCCCCACCATCCCCGTATTTATTAGCTTTTAAAGGGACCTTAATTTGTTGTACTTACTTCAATCTACTTTTAACAGCTTGGGTTTTATATTATTTCaaactgctgtttttaattttgcaaatataattaggctgttttttatatttttattttactctttataGAAGTTACCTTGGGATGACTTTGTTCTGAAAGGCAGCATGTAACATGGGAAGTGagtaaaatgaaatgctttcagcATAGCTGCCTTTAACCAAGTGAAAAACAGTACCAGCATTGCACAACTTAAGAATATTCAGTCCTCGGATGGCAGTTACCTTTTCTGTATGGAGCGGTTCAGGGATTCAGTTCTTTCAGTGATCTAAATAAGAAATGACAAGACATCAGCTTAGTCAGTGGTCTAGAAGATAGATAAAACTTTCCTGCTTCCACCCCAAAATGCCAAGCTAAGGctgggaaaagagaagaaaaaagtgtgTAACgattgccttcccccccccctgatctgCAGTTCTGTACCCTTCTGTTCTAGGTCATTGTATAGTTCCCCAAATGGTTGGGGGTgggagcttgggggtggggggagacccaACCTTTGTTTATCAGTGTCCTCCTACCTAAAGAGCATAATGCATACCTTTACTGTAGGGCTTGAAGGAGGCTGAGACTCTTCCTCTTGGCTGGAAGTGCTTGGAGTTCGTTGCCGTTTTTCtggtgcctcttcctcctcattcctcctcctcttcttctcctgaaGAGAAAGAATTGGTGGCGATTTAGCAAAGAGAGCTTGTGCAACATTTCCTCTAAGAGTTGTTTTCCATACCCCGACTACCTTCTCTGCTCTTCCAGTTGCCCTACTCCCTTCTCCAAGTGCAGAACTGGACACGGTGCTCCAGATAGATGACCTCTGACTAGCGCAGAATTTCCCAGGATTTCAATATTACAGTTCTATTATTGCAGCCTAttggcctctctctttttttggcaggcACATCATGCTGCTGATTCAACAACAGTTGTAGTCAACTGCACTCCTTGGACCCTTTCCACATGGCCTGCTGCCTAACCAGATATTCCCCCATCCTATATCTgtgaatttcatttttattttatttttttgcctcaaTGCATAACTTTGCATTTGTGTCTGTTGAAATTAATTTTGTCAGATTCAAATGAGTTTCCCATTCTCTCAAGGTAATTTTGAACTTCATATTTGACCTCATCCCATCCCCATGGCTTGCAGTGACAATAGCAGTAGTGTGTACAGCTACAAGACACTGAGGGCCAACAAAAGTTTCCAAGCAGATTTTTGTCTATCTTTATGTCCTTATATTGCTCATTTCCCTTGGGTCCTGTTGCCTCCATTTCAGTTTTAGCCTCCTAATTTGTAGACATATGAAAACAGAATACATCTGACCTCTtgcaatttttcttcttcttcatgctgaTTCTCTTCTGCGACATGGTGTGGCTCCTCTTCAACATCTTGGAGCTCCTCTCCGACATCCTGATTCTCTTCTCTGATACCCACATCTTCGTTAAGCTTTTGCTGCTGATCCAGCTCTGCTTCTGCCTCAAGCTGATCTTGTGAGATGGAACCAGAGGAAAACTTGAGGAAGTTCGAAGGCCCAGGTGCAAACCGGATGAAGATGGGAGTCTCCTGATCCAGGTGAATCTGCCCTAGCTTGGCTTCTGCTTCCATGAGATTGCCTTCTTCTTCCTCATAGGAATGCCTTGGTGACCTAGGACTGAAAATTGGCAATGGGAGGAAAGGATAAGAGAAAAGGACAAAGGTATCAATTAACTTCCTTTCTTTTAAAGGACGTGAAGTACCAGCTTTGAATATCTTTAAGATGATGAGTGGAATTACAATGTTCACAGGAAAGGAAGTCTACTAGTTCAAATGATGCCACCAATTTGATTTCTatgtgaaaaacaaaatacagcattGTGCCAGTGATGAGCTGCCACATAACCATTAATATGGCAAGACAGTTGTTTGCATTTCCTTTGTACACCCCAGAAGTAGGGGCCAGAATGGGAGGATATATATAGGGGAAAGGCACTCAGCACAACACATACGGTATATGGGAGCCTTGTATTCTGTTAACAAAGTATACATTCCAGATTTAGCCCAAGCCACCTTGACACCCAAATGCATGTGAAACACAATGTCACTGAGATTCTCTAAAAATTGCTGCCTGGTGCAATTGTCCCCCTCTGCCTAATGGTTAGACTGAGTAGGCTGACTCTACCAGATTCTAAACTGTCCTGTAACAAAAGAAAAGATAGCAAGTCCAGTTGTCCTCCTGATATATTGTTCAAAACAAGAAACTATTTGAAAAACCCAGGGCAAAACAGATGAGGGCATTCAGAATAACCAGAATCTGGTGAAGCAGAAGTTATTCAGGTTACCGGTAGGATACTTGTGCAATAAATCTCAGAGCAAAGATACTCCCTGCTTTGTGGTCCTTCAATGAAAAACAAGGGGGAAATGACATGGATGCTTGACCTCGGGGTCACAGTTGCACTGAAAATCCCTCAAGGAAAACCCCCACAGAACTTCATGTATCTTTTCCTTTcaatcctttttcttcttcatctccTAAACCGAAGCACTATTGCATGGTGGCGCTTGTCTATATTATGACTCTCCTGGATGTAAATGCCAAGCTGAAGTTGATTTAACCTTCCACTGACCCACAATGTCCATACCAAAAACATATGGGAATGTGTGTAGGCACCACGAGAAGTTGTGTTTACACAgttccattgctgggctctgaGGCAGAGCAGTGCAAAGTATGAGCATGGAAGGTGGACAGACATTCCAAAATAACCCAATAAATGCTGGTTGTATCTCAGGCAACCCCTCCCTGCATTTCACATGGAACACAAGGTAAATCCTTATTTTCATTTATGTGAATTTGGAACCAGGTATTAACCCCAAACATCAGACGGCCACTTATCATACCTTAAATAAGCCAGATGGAAGCAACTGCATTGAGCTACAGATAATTTCTTACAAAAAGACGTTTACCGAATATGTGGACAGCCTATGCAGGCGTCTGTGATTAGCACAAAGTGGTGACTGGTTGCTACGCCTGTTCCATCAAATCACAGAAACCTCTCTTAagggttctccctcccccttaAACTTAAAAATGCTAGAAATGTAAACAATTAAAGCATCATTTCTTCCTTATGCAAAGAGTCCTGTTGGCAGTAAAAAGTACCCAAGGCTTACCTATAGGTCCTATGCTTATGAATAATCATTTTATAAAGGGGTTGCTCACCCCAGATGCCTCTCAGCATGCTACTCATTGCTTTTCTGCTATGAGCTACAAGCAAAATTGCAACTGAATTTCCACACTTTTCTTGGCATGTACCTCTCACTATGTTTTGTTTAAACAGTAGTCATCTAGGCAGCATCCATTCTGCTCCATCCTTTTCCACACCAATCATGGTAACTTTAATTCCAAAGTCACTACTTTAATtaattgagggagggggggagagaccacagctcagtggcagagcacctgctttgcattcagaaggccccAGGTGCATCTGTGGTGGGCGGTATGATGACTGCTGTATAAAGATGAGCACTGCCTTCATTACTTATAAGCTACCCCCATTGCggtgaaaataaaaatgtgcacactGGTTTATAATTCAGTTAAAATGTGGGGCCATGTTCCTAAACACCACCCCAAACCAACGAGGAACCAACGACATTGTGTTTGTATAGGGTTGTCATTGCCAACCAAGTAAGATGAGAGCTGGCAGCAGCTTCGCACACAAGGgtcagatgaagcttttgaaTGGACAGAAAAAGCCTCATAATAAGAACATAatagcagcctgctggatcaggccaatggcccatctagtccagcatcctattctcacagtagtCATGAGATCCTGCAACCAGGATCTGAgcaaaacagcactctcccctccttttcttttcaccagctggtattcagaagcattactgcctcaagAGTGTGGAGGCAAATCAGTcactgtggctggtagccattgatggacttttccaactccacaatatcctttttgagttgAGGTGACCAGCTTAAAGTCAGCACATTAAGCCGGTGTTAAGAGGCACATGTCAAAAGCCAGTTACAGAGTTAGCAACCTCCTATTTGTGACCAATTAGCACCCAAGTCCATTAGGCATTCTACTCATGGGAAGCTCCCTGTGATATGAAGCCTACTCTCAACTCGCAAGTAGGAGATCTCTATGTGTAGCCTTGTGTGGACCCACCCAAGGCCCAATAATCCTAAAAATCCTCTGGGGAAAGCTAACCAACCATTAGAAAGAACAAACTTCCAGGAAATTTATAAAGAATTTATAGTGTTAAGGCACTAATAGCTTCTCAGAGTACGTACAGCCTACAACAGATATGAAACCTCACAATGCACTTCAGAGTCTGGAGCAACTCTTTTAAAGGACACAAGAGAAAGATTTCACTCTAAATTTCACCCAGAGTCTGGTAAAAGGTCCACTATCAAGAGTCTACTTACACTGGAGCTGTGGCTCTCCCTCACCCGCCAGGAAAACAGGATGCAAAGCAGGGTCATGTCATCTAAATGTGTTTTCCTAATTAAGGTTTTCAGGACACACCCTCCCTTTCCTTTGCACTGTCCTGCTGCAGGTGTtccatattttctctctcccagctGAAACAGCCTACATACCCCagtcatatattttttaaagcaaactataAACCCACCATACATGTGTTTACTCAGTGGAACTAATGCAGGAATGTCAAATAAAAACCTGCCTGGACTGGAAAATTTCTTGATAACGGAAATGGCTTGCAGTAAATCGGATCATTTTGTCCTGAGAGTGGCCAGGCTACAtcttacctagaagtaagccccattcaatTGGTGGGCCTTACTTCCAAGTTCACCTGCACAGAATTGTTACAATTCTTCCGGTGTCTCTGGTTTGACATCAGTTCTTCTGCTTTGTGAGAAAGAGTTTGCCACTTCTTTCGGAGCAGCGAAAAAGCACCTCTACCTTTCTTCACAGCATACAGGCGCCGTCGGCTGGGCTTCTCTCCAGTCGCCCTGGCATGTCTGCTCTGCTTCTGGCactccttcccctgcccatctCTGCTTGCGCTGCTCAAGTTTCTGAGACCAATCGCTAAAGCCTTCATCCTCTTCCAATTCTGTAGTCCCAGAAGGCTTACCATCAATCCTGAAACACGGGAGAGAGAAAGATGTTTACCACAATGCAAGTTCAGAATAACACACACAGTGTTCTGGTCATTGCCTTTGTTGACTGTTCTCATTTTAGCTACTGTACCTgtgggcccttcagatgttgcaaaCTCCCCTTAGTCCCAGTCcctgtggccaatggtcaggctgACGGGAGTTGGAGTGAAACCAGAAGCGGCTGGTGAGTTAGGGCAACCCCACCCTCCTGGCTCTggaatcactgctgcttacctggacAGAGCTGTGGACGCACTGGCAAGAGAGCTGGATTGGCTCAGCTGGTACACCCACTCAGCCCAACTGCACCGCCACTGAGCCTTCATAccaccattcccctcacagaggtgAAATTTCCAGAGGGATTGATAAAaggggatataaattcaataaataataataatttctgcaaGGGGAGTAGGGGTCTCttttctcagcaccctttacaaattaCCGTACAATTCCCCTGAGAAGctgtgactgcttaaagtggtatgatactgctttaaatctatagtgcagatggggtcctGATTAGTGGCAAGAAACACAACCATTCCACTCTCAGCCTCATGCCATTTTGTGAAATTTTGGTTTTTAGCTCTTTGAAGACTATGCACTTTCCTTTTCAGGATgtcaaaacacagacacacacacacgagggggggggggttaaccatCTGTACAAAAGCATCCGTAGCAATCCTGCACTATTTCTGAATATTTATTTACAGTTATGTGGTGTTCTTATTAATTCTTTAGAGATTGTGTCCTCCCCACCACTGCAGTACAGATATAGCCAGTGGGTTTTGTTTAAGTCGTGAAACAGTGGTCTAGTATCTGCTTCAGCCAAGCTACTGTCCCTTCTCCCCATGAATTATGTTGGGACTCACACACCTGCCATTGACAACAACTTGGGGGTTTGTCTAAGATGCACAAACTTCTGGGTTTTCCtttgaaaaaaagctcaacaattttggggtcctcctaaaaaaagcttaaaccCTAGTTTAAAGCTAATTGGGGGGTGTTTTCACTGATTGTTTACAAAAGCCCTTATAAAGTATCAATGAGATTTGCTATAGAAACTCACAATGGTGGTTAATTTATAGGACTCTGCCTATGCTTGGTGCTTTGTAATTTGCTGCTGGCTATAAGGTTTGTGTGCAGCCAAAACTAGGCTCTGATCAATCCTGTTGGTCTCATTGGGAGTGATAAGCAACAgagttctatgcatgtttactcagatgcatGCATTGCCCCACTGTCTTCACTGGGGTTTATTCTCAGGAAActgcagagagaattgcagcttaAGTCTCCAATTGATACCAGTAGGAGTTTGAAATATATAACTTGGGCTGTTGCTATGTGTTTATTGGTCACAACAGTTATTTGCTGGCACAGGAGAAAATTGTTCTTTTGAGAGCTAATGTgatggcagaagttccacaaatACAATATAGTTTATCAGCAAACTGAGTCCAGATCATCTGACTCAATGATTATTCTAAAAAATCAGTGAGAGTTTCCTGTTGGCTTCAGAGTGCAGAAAGTTGTCCTTCAAATATATTCCAACATTTTAGCCAAGTGATTCCTAATAAGTATTGAGGTAATTCACACTAAGAATACAGTCTGAAACAATATAAAGCACCCtacattctttttttgggggggagacttGAGGGTGGGGGACCGAACTTTAGATATTTCTTATGCTTTTAATGTTAAGGGCTGGGTGCGTGTGTATGTGTTAACACAGAGAAAATAATCTCTTCCATTCATTAAtaaaggaagagagggaaaggagcACACAAACTGGCAAGAGTCTGTCATTTGGCCTTCGGAGTATACAGACTGCATTCCAAAGCTATGATCGAACACAGCAGCTGCAATTTAATACAAAGGTGCACAAACTCCTAGGCCAGAGTTAACTAAAAGGAAAATAAGTAATGGGGATGTGAGAGAGTTGCTTAGAACCTCTTacattgttttggtttttcaCAGGCTTCCCTCACTGCCTGAGCCCGACTGCTTTTAGAATGAAAGATCTACCGACAGCAGGCGGGCACAATTTAAAGCACTCACACTGCCTGTTTGATTCAAAACAGTTATGGTAATGCTAAATGATTCCGTAGTTGAGATGATGCTCTTCCTGTCCTACAATGCCAGGTCGTCCTGAGGTTTCTGACCTGGATATCGTAGAATGTTTAAGCAGCACACACTTGCAAGTTGCAACATTGATCATGAAATATATATCATATATTGTACATTTGACATGGCAGAGAAAAGGGAATCAGCAGAGAATCAGTAGCCACCTGTAAATGTTTCTGGAGATCAGTTAGCCCTACCTGATAACCATTTCAGACATGCTATTTTTCTATGTACAGTGCtatctcggtttaagaacagccctgtttacgaactatttggtataggtaaaggtaaagggacccctgaccattaggtccagtcgtgaccgactctggggttgcgcactcatctcgcattattggccgagggagccagcatacagcttccaggtcatgtggccagcatgacaaagtcgcttctggcgaaccagagcagcacacggaaacgccgtttaccttcccactgtagcagtaactatttatctacttgcactttgatgtgctttcgaactgctaggttggcaggagctgggaccgagcaacgggagctcaccccatcgcagggattcgaactgccgaccttctgatcagcaagtcctaggctctgtggtttaacccacagagaactccgcaaaaccggaagtagtgccccggttagtgaactttacctcggtctatgaacggaagctgaacagtggaagggcagtggcagcgggaggccttattagggaaagtgtgcctcggtttaagaatggctttggtttaagaacggacttccagaatggattaagttcgtaaaccgaggtaccactgtacatttcctTCTACGTACATTTTCACGAATGCAAATGGTACAAATGTTCCTTTTTCATGACTCTGGATAAagcaatcttttattttattacataaatcttttatttatgtagactatttatataccacttaacatATAAAAGCGATCCTGCTTTTTATGTGGACCTGCCGAAACAAGGCATTGAAGATATGGCAATTGCTCTGCTATATCTTATAAGCATGAAGCCAATAGAAAGAcacttgtgttgttttttttagagcTTCATTCACAAAGTACTGAAGTATAACATCTGAAATTTTGTCCACATCAGCTGGCTTACAGTCAGATTTTGACAAACTAATTACTCAATCCCATGATGAAGCATCTGTCTCGAAATGCACATCTGGTGGTGTTCAAGTTTTGATCTCAAAAGAACTTGACGGAAACATTTTGTTTCTGCATTGCTTTAATCACCAGCTCCGTTTGGCAATAGTGCACGTAGCTGAGGTTCTACCTTAGATGAAGGAATATTTTGACTTATGTAAACAGTTGTATGTATTTTTCTTAAGAATGGGTGTGTTGCTCAGATTTACAAAGGTAGCCTTTTAAAACACCTGTTTTGGATTCATTTATGATTATACATTCAGATAAATAATTATTTCTTTCCACACACAAATGCTTCAGTGCATTTTTCCCTTGTGAAAAAAATTGGTCATCTAAAAACTGGAGCTATTGAATTGCTCAGTTAGAATAGTCATCTATCTGCCCTCCCTTCTTACAGGAATTATGCTAAAATAACTGTGATATCTTTAACATATATCATCACTGCTCTAGCAGAAGACTCCAGATATTGAGGCAGCATTGAAACTTACTGTGTTGCGAGGCAGTTGCAAGAAATGCAAAAGAATATTGTTTTCAGTAACACTTTGGAAGCAGCCGAGGAAAGCATGGAAATCTGCTGACCATGAAGCATCATCAAAACCTCTTTGTAAGCTCACATAAATGTTTTCTGACAGTATTATTGACAGTGGGGGTGTCAGTTTTGAAGGAAGGAATGAAAGAGAACTAGAGCTCAGAAGGTTTGATGACATTGTTCTTGAACATTGCACTCAATGAATTGGAAAACAAATTCAAGGAAAGAGACAATACTGTTATAGTAGCAAGTCTGCAAGCAATACAGGAATGATGACAACTTGAATCCACTGTGTGAAATATTGCACAACTCAGACCACTGTAAAAAGCTAGGAAAATCAAAATGGGAGCTTGAGTTGGTAAAATACTGTATTGAAGAGAGACTATCATTGGTATGATTTGCAAATGAGCTCACAAAATACTGTATTTCCTGGACTTAGTCTTTTGGTTGAAGCTGCATGGATGATTCTAGCATACTGAAGTAAGAATCTAAGATTCCACCCTGGTCTGTTTCGCCTTATAGTCACCAGCTAGATGCCTTTGGAAGCCAAGTCTGGCATGGTGGTGATGACATTGTCCATTGCCATTCCCCCACCCTCAGTCCTTTATAATCATATTCAGAAGTGCAGGCTCTCTGAAGGTGGAGAGGTGCCCAAGACATTCTGTCTGTAAGGTTCTGATGTTCTGGAGTAAGGGACACAATAAAGGATGTCCAACAAACATAATCTGGACCTACAGTGAAGTTATCACAGCTGTTTGTTGAAGGTGGCTGCAAGAAGCCCCCTTCCTTCCTGGAAACGAGGGATGGGTGCAGCAAGGTACAAGAAGAGGATGAGTCACCATAAGTGAGAGCTGAGTTTACTTAAGAGAAAGAGAGTATTCATATGTTGACCTTTGCAGCCAGATCAACAGCTGCAGAAAAGGCTGAGAAATGGCTGGGGAGTGGTTTGAAACCATCAAGccaactattttttttaagtgaaaatgAAAACCTTTCTTTTATGGAAAAATAACTAGAAGCatagtttctctctctttgtatTAACTTCTCCAATATACAGTCTTCAGATGCAACACTAAAAAGGGATCACTTTCTAATGGGGTCCCAACCCTGCATTTGCtgagaggtgtgtgtgagagagagagagagagggagggagggagggagggagggagggagggagggggagagggagggggagagagagagagaggagggaagttGCAGGGATTGATGCTTAGCCATTACT
The nucleotide sequence above comes from Zootoca vivipara chromosome 1, rZooViv1.1, whole genome shotgun sequence. Encoded proteins:
- the LSP1 gene encoding lymphocyte-specific protein 1 isoform X2, producing the protein MTSAILRRNSSKQGLQNLIRLTAQWSVEDEEEAARERRRRERERQLRSQVEEGPTTTSTSSESGVAAQESRIDGKPSGTTELEEDEGFSDWSQKLEQRKQRWAGEGVPEAEQTCQGDWREAQPTAPVCCEESPRSPRHSYEEEEGNLMEAEAKLGQIHLDQETPIFIRFAPGPSNFLKFSSGSISQDQLEAEAELDQQQKLNEDVGIREENQDVGEELQDVEEEPHHVAEENQHEEEEKLQEEKKRRRNEEEEAPEKRQRTPSTSSQEEESQPPSSPTVKITERTESLNRSIQKSNSVKKTQPPLPVSKIDDKLEQYTHAIETSIKSPKPVRQLSIDLPSTSAAVASTKNLWETGEVAQTSVKATPCKDIVAGDIVNKRSLWEQKESPRTDENAKLPHKLPGKKYKYVATGHGQYKKVLIEDGATEK
- the LSP1 gene encoding lymphocyte-specific protein 1 isoform X1 encodes the protein MADAECLRDVECEIEVEEGAEGEAQRLTAQWSVEDEEEAARERRRRERERQLRSQVEEGPTTTSTSSESGVAAQESRIDGKPSGTTELEEDEGFSDWSQKLEQRKQRWAGEGVPEAEQTCQGDWREAQPTAPVCCEESPRSPRHSYEEEEGNLMEAEAKLGQIHLDQETPIFIRFAPGPSNFLKFSSGSISQDQLEAEAELDQQQKLNEDVGIREENQDVGEELQDVEEEPHHVAEENQHEEEEKLQEEKKRRRNEEEEAPEKRQRTPSTSSQEEESQPPSSPTVKITERTESLNRSIQKSNSVKKTQPPLPVSKIDDKLEQYTHAIETSIKSPKPVRQLSIDLPSTSAAVASTKNLWETGEVAQTSVKATPCKDIVAGDIVNKRSLWEQKESPRTDENAKLPHKLPGKKYKYVATGHGQYKKVLIEDGATEK